TACCAAAGCGTGTTGTCTCTTGGATAAATTTCGCGGTGCCGACAGTCACTTCGTATTTATTGTCAAAGGGACGCCCCGGTCCCTTGCGGTTACCATAGACGAGATAGATTTCATAGCTTCCAGTTTCAGCCGCACGCACACGCCAGGAAACGGCATCTTCGGCGCTGACCCAATTGCGCAGATAGGCATCTTCACCACGGCCGACGCCTGCTTTGAGGTCTCCGAAAATACTTGCCCCATCATAAACGTGCAGGCGGTTCTCTTCTTCAGGTTCAATGAGTCGGACACCGTCGCTCTTTGGCTTGGTAACGCATGTCAACTGGATCACACTGTCAACAGGATGCGGCGGCTGCGATGGCACCTCTACCGTCACAATGGTGTCGCTGGTACGCGTCACCTTCAAAGGCTGATTACCTTTCATTAAAGTTGCGGATTGCACATCAGTCAAAAGACCTCCGACCCGCAGTTTTCCATCTTTGGGCCAATCGAGCACGTGTAGATACAAATTATCCCCCTCCGCACTAATGACACCCCAGTTCTGGAAGGGCAAAGGCGATTTGCCTGCACCGTGAATGGAGGCCTCCTGCCCTTCGATCCACTCGGCAATGGCGTCAAAGGTCTCGATATCTTTCTCGACCCAAGTGCCGTCCGGTTTGGGCCCGACATTAATCATCATGTTGCCACCACGTGCCACCACGTTTGCAGTCATACGAATGAGGTGCTCTGGAGAACGGCGATGGTGCTCGTCGTTTTTATGATAGCCCCACGAATGCAAGGTCGATTGAATCGCTTCCCAGTAACGCTCGTCGCGCGGGGGGAAGGCAGTCGGGTTGTCAGGTCCACCGCCGTAATCGCCGTAACCACGTCCGATACGATAGCTCACCACCGTCTCGGGCTTAATTTCGCGCACCGCTTTCAGAATGTGTGCGAGGTACCCTGCGGGCAACCAGCCGGGAGTATCAAACCAGATCATCTCCGCATTATAGTCCACTAGCAGCTCACGTAACTGAGGGATGCATTTTTGGTTAATATATTCCTTAACTCTCTCCCTGTGAGCGTCGCCCTCTTCTCCTTTCTTGTTATACCAATCGCGCTCCTCATCTGTTGGATGAAAAGGATGCTCCCAGGTAAAACGAAAATTACCCGGCTCATACCAGTCCTGGGCATGCGAATAATAAACACCGAACTTGAGACCGTGCTTCGCACACGCATCGGTTAGTTCACGCAGAGGATCGCGCTCCCAGCCGGCCGTGTCCTCGATATCAAAGTCACTGTATTTTGAAGGATAAATCGCAAAGCCGTCGTGATGCTTCGCGGTGATCACCACATACTTCATGCCAGCCTTTTTAGCACGAAGAACCCATTCCTCCGCATTAAAGTCATCCGGCTGGAATCGGCTGGCAGCAAACTCAATGTATTCCGATTTAGGTATTTTCAGTTCGCGTGCGATGTGTTCGGCATAGCGGTCAATCGACTTTTCTCCCTCATATTCGCCACCTAATACAGAATACGCGCCCCAGTGAATAAACAGAGCCAAGCGTGCCTCTTCCCACCAGCCCATGCGTTCATCCAGATGCTCCATCGATTCCTGCCACCAGTCCATGTTTGGAGTTTCGACGGATTGAGCGGCCAGCGGCGTCGCTAGCGGAGAGGAGCAAAGGATCGCGCCTGCGAGACAGATCGCACTACGTGTGGTATTGGATAGTATAGACATAATTACAAATGATAGATTTTGGGGAGGACAAGTCGTGGCTTTACTATAATCATCACCACCGAATAACTGCAGGCTGGATTGTTAATTGCCTACCCCCTTACACTCCATCAAATGCGGAAATCTTACGCACTTTTTTAGGTAAAATTTCGAAACACTCGCTTATCGAGTCACAGACTCCCATGACTTCCCAAAACGGATCTCACTTACATGCAGAGGTATATCACCAATGACGTGCAATATGATTGAATCCAATGGATCCTTACTGGTGTCGCCTTCGGCACGCAGTCTCCAAATCGGCTCCTCCCGCAGTTGCTCGGGGTCACCTATGACATCCAGATTGATCTGATCCTGTGCGTGAGGCCGGATCAGAATTTTCCCCACCAATAGATTCGCCTCATTCGGGTTGGTCTTGGCTGAAATTCGCTCACTACTCCCGTAGCGACATAGCAAGGTATGCCCCTTAAAGATGCCGGTCGTCAGTCGATCCGAGTCATTCTTCGACGGATTATCTGTATTCCTGAAATTGACGAAGAGGGTCGAAGCATCGCCATCCTGCGTGGCTGTATCCGCCTTGTAGAGCACACTAAAATAGTAGGTGCCACTCTGATCACGACGAATCGGATGCGCCAAACGACGGTGCAAAGTTGAATTGCCGGAGATGACAGCCGATTTGCCAGTGGCACTAAAAAAATCTCCGAAGCTAAAGCCTTCGGCCAGAACCAGGGCATCGCGCCGGATGACCTCCATCGACAGAGTACGTGCCAAGCCACGCCAAGGAGTATCCCAGCCCAAACCACCCTCGCCCAACTCTACGGGCTGGTTCAGCTCCACAGGGTAATCAAAGTTATCCCGTGCCCATGGGGTTCGACTGACCTCGGAAGGCAGATAGTCGAGCACTTTGCTGCGATTCCCCGTATCCAAAAACGCCAACTCAGTCTGCCCACCGAAAACGGCGGTTTCCCCCTTGGCGATAAAGGAAATGTCGTCTGCCGATTCTGGATTGGTCCGCCAGACTTCTCCGTCGTAGACGCGGATCGCTTCACCAACGGAGCCAACTTCAATCGAATACTCAGTGCCGACATCCACGAGAACCGAGTAAGGGGTCCGCACTTCAAAGGTCTCACCGATGAAAAAGTTTTCAAAGCCTAAGTAGCCATAATGTAGAAAGGCTTTATCAGCCGTCTCCAAGCTCAGGTGAGCAGGTCCTTCGAGAACGATACGTGCCCCTTTATCCAAGCCAAAAACAATGGTTCCGGACTCCAATACGATGTCTCCAAGAGAGAGTCGGCCGCCCTCTACAAAGGTCAAAGCATTGTCTTTAAAGACGCAATTCTCCATGCGAAGAATCGAAGCCACTTCAACCGAAGCAGCAGGTGGATTCACCGACACGTACTCCGGATCGACACCATCGGACGGGTTCCACCACAGTAGACCGGCCATAAAGATAACAAGTGCGGCAGCAATCCCTTGCCACCAACGATTCGAGACCGACTGCTTAGGCGTTGTTTTCGGAGCGTAATCCAACATCAGCAAATCTGAACCTGCAGAGTCAATACCAGCCATATCGCTCAAGGCCATATCCAGCGAGGCGGCACTCCTAAAATCCGCACGTAGTCCGGCATCCGTGCGCAAGCGCTCCTGCAAGCGAGCCAACTCGATCTCGTTGATCTCACCACTCAAATAGCGGTCAATTAATTTCCAATCTTCGTTTTTCATTTGATCCCCTCATTGGCCAATTTACCTTGAACACAATTCAGTAAGGTCAGTCGAAGACGACTGAGCAACTGATAGAGCGCAGCTGGTGTCTTACCAATTTCAGCTGCGAGTTTCTTTTTCGACTGATCGGGGGTATAGGCTTTAATCACAAGCCCACGATATTTCTCAGGCAATTTACGGATACACTTCTGCAGTGCCTGAATTTCTGCAGCACGTTCGGAGGTTTCCTCGACGCCTTCATCGGCAATCAAGCTCAGTAGGTCTTCATCCAAAACCAAGCGATCTCTCGCCTTGGATCGGCGGTATTTCAGAATTTCATAGCGTGCAATCACGCACATCCAACGCCCGAATCCTTCCGCGTCCTCAAGTGTCGAGAATTTACGCCAGGCCACCAGACTGACTTCCTGCATGACTTCGTTCACATCCTCAATCGTAGGCAGCCCTGCACGTACATACGCACGCACCTTGGACTCGTGCATCGAGGTACAAACGAACAAAATCCTCCATTTTTAGATCTGACATCGGTAATTCATTAACTCCACTTGTTTACTACCGCAATTCACAAGATGTGACGAAATAAATCTAAATAATGAATCTACTCCAGAGTCTCGATGCCCACGGGGCCTGCTTCAAAATCAGAGGGGCTCAACCACGCTGAACGCACTTCCACTCCTTCCATGGTACGCTCATACAGATCTACGCTCTTCGGATCCATGTAGGGATACTCATCGAAGATATCACCATGACCAGCCATTCGGGGGTCACCTTCGTCTGTCAATCGCTGCAACAAACGCAGGCGCAGTTTGTTACGCTTGTCTACAAATTCAGGATAACCAGCCAAATTGAGCAAACAATCGGGATCTTCGGAAATTTGATACAGCTCCTCCTGAGGGCGCTTACCGAAATTCCATTGCCAGAAGTGGTGTAAGCTCGGATCGGTGCGACCTTCGAGAATCTCGGTTTTCGTGGCGCCACCGTCGGTGTTGGCATAGCCGGCCTCTGGATTACCAACCGGCCAGCGTCCGGGCTCAAAATTAATGATATAAAGAAAATCGCCCTCGACAATCGCCCGCGTTGGATAGCCGACATTGTTGGGACGCCCCACATCATGGCGTTCTTTTCCGAGCAGGACATGATCCCTAACTTGCTCGGACGGACGGTTTTCCAGAATGGGGCTCAAGCTGCGACCGGTGATTGATGCCATACCAGAGCGATCGGCTTCAATCCCCGCCACTTCCAGAAAAGTGGGCACCAAATCAATCAGGCTCACAAACTCGTCCACCGAGCGCCCGGCGGAACGAATACCCTCGGGCCAATAAATGATCAAAGGCAAATGATTGGAATACTCGTAGGTCTGCCCCTTCACCCGCGGAAAGGGCATGCCGTTATCCGAAGTCACGATAATAATCGTGTTATCCAAGATGCCTCGAGCTTCAAGCTCGTCCACCATCTCCCCCAAACGGGCGTCGAAATACTCCAGTTCAAAAACGTAGTCCAAAATATCGTCGCGCACCACATCCGTATCCGGCCAGAACTCGGGGATCCATTTGACATCCTCCAGCGATTTGCCACCGACCTTACGACCACTTTGAAACTCATATTTTCGGTGCGGTTCCCAGCCTCCATACCAAAAGAAAAAGGGCTCTTCGCTTTGACCATCGTTCAGAAAGGTCTTAAAATTGGCCACATAATCAACGATATGAATCCCACTGGTAGGCGGATCGAGAGTGAGATCGGTATATTGATTCACCAATACATCGCGCCGCTTGCCATTTGCATCAAAGGCTTTTCCCGGCAGCCAGCCTTTGCCCGTATAGCCGACATGGTAGCCATTCTCGTTCAAGACCTCGGCCACAGACTTAAACTCCAGAGGAAACGAAGCCCAGTGATTACCGGCCTCTTTTAACTGCCAGGAGTTCCGCCCTGTCAGGATGCAAGCGCGCGACGGTCCACATTTGGAATTGGGCGTATAGGCTCGTTGAAAAAGAAGACCATGATCCGCCAAGCGGTCCATCGTAGGCGTGGCGACCCAATCGGTTCCGTATGCCCCCGCATGCAAGCCGGCATCATCCGCCACACAAAGCAAAATATTGGGCCTAGCGGATTCTGCCCTCAATATAGTGGACGACATCAACACAGCAGAGCCGAAAAAAAACAGCCCCGCTAAGTTTTTAGTCAAAGTGTCTCTAAGAGTTAAAGTGAACATATACTAAGAGACCGCCGGACAGCTAAGTTTTTAACGTTTTTCGAGAAAAATAGCATCCAAGGCAGGAACGCGAACTTGATCGCTGTGCATAATACGGGAGCCATCATTCTCCTTCCGCGTCCCTGAAATACGATAGTACGCACCATCGTAGTCAGGAAAGAGCGAGGTCAGGTCAAAAACTTGCTCGTGCAATGAAGGGTTCGACAACACCACACCCTGCTCAAATTCGCGGGCAAATAACTGCCCGCCTTGGTGAATCTTTAGATTCCGCAGAGCCACCGCGCCTTGATACTCAAAAGTAATTTTAAGCGAAAGTGTATCCAGATTCACATCCCCCACATCCCGAAAATAAAATGACTGCCGAATAAAACCTTCGGTGCCAAAAACTCCTTCCAAGTCATTGTAAAACCCGTTCTTTCGCGCGGAATCCTCATACTCCGGTAATTCGTCGGCAGATACTTTAATCGCTCTGGGGTAAGCGCTTCCCGCCAGCGATGGGGCCAGTGGCTCCTTCGAAATCACTTCAAAGGATAGGACGATATCCCCCGCCGGTCGCTTGAGGCCCTTCAGAGTCAATGTGATGGGTGCCAACGGATCGTCGTCATTTCCCTCAAGAATCAGCGCATCACCGCCCCCTTGACGCATGCTTGCCCCATGCAATTCAAGCTTTGTCAACAATGGCTCCCCCCAACGCACCCCGTCTCCGTCCAACAAGTCTGGCATGGCTTCCTCCAGGCGTAAGATCGGCCCAACTGCTTGTCCCAACCAATGAACCTGCCCGCGATGCCCCGCGACGAACTCGTCCAATGGCGCACCGCTCTCCTCGTTAGAAACACTGGTCGCATAGACACCCAGGCTGGAGAGTGTGCCCAAGCCCAAACGCGCGTATTGTTCTTGATTCTCGAGATCGAAGTCCGACTTAAACTTAAGTGCCGAAAAATTAAATGGGTAAGGCACCTTTCCAAAAGCCGTCCAGTAATCAAAATGGTTAATCGGCGTCGAGTAGCCGCGGAAGGCATCATGATGATAGGGAAAGCCCTCGGCCTCCATACCGCTAAACACCCCGACCGCACGCTGGTGCTTATCCGAACCGCCATCGCCTACGATAATGAATTCAGGCCCCATGCGTGCACGCAATCGTTCGGCCCATGCCACCATACCTTCACGCCAGACATTCCGACCATCAACATAGCCATCTAAATCCGTCACGCCATCGACATTGACATCCATGTCTGGCCAGCGCGCCACCCAGTAAGTCACATCAAAAGCCACCCCGCCAAAACCTTTCAGATCTCCGGTCTTGGGATCGAATTTAGAAACGATTTCATCCACAAACAGATCCGAAGCCTGCTGCCCATTGGCGTCCCTGGGGCAAGTGCTGGCATGATTATAAAACCAAAGAATCTGCCCGCCCCAAACACCGCCGACAATCGGCGCCACGTAGAGCCCATTATAATCCTGCACCTCAGAACCATACAGGCCCCGATCCACCTCTATTGTTCCAGTCGTGAGATCAACCGACGTCAAACGGGCATATTCCGTCTTCTTCCAATTGAGGCGACCATCTGGAAAACGCTCCACTAAAACAAGATCCGGCGCATGCCATTCTCTTTCCCGCCGATCAATATACCCCTTCATCGAGAAACGATCCACATGCTCAACTTTCAATACCGAAGAGCCACGCTCAACCGAACCATCCACAGCCGATCCCGTATGCAAGGCCCAATGCCCGGGGAAATAGCGCGCCTGCACCTCCGGATGTTCTCTGGCCGCCCGCGCTTCACCATTCAGATGCCATAGAAACAAAGTTTCCGGGTGCGCTGCCAAATAACGCTGCGCCCATGCAGGCGAATCGGGATGCACATCGAGTTCTTCATTCCAGAATTTGCGAATAACGACTGTGTAATCTTCCAAACTCTGGCTCCAGGCCTCATAGGATCGGTGGCTAGGCCGATGCATTTCCCCACGAAAAGCAATCAAGGCCGGAAATCCCTCTTGAAAGACGCGTTTCGCTTCAATGCCGACCGGATAATTCTGCCCCAGCGCCACCGAGCACACGGCAATCACAAAAAACATGGAAATTCTAAGAATGCGAAACGTCATACTCATGAACTACCCGACACGACGAAATCTAACGAAATATCCCATCCTGTATCCGATTCGATTCATCATGCACTGCAAATGAATCCCCCGAAAAACGTAAAATTTCCAGACTACTGGATGTAATAAGATAACACATTCCCATTTCGATTATGCACAAACCCTTAGTTCACCTCGCCACTTGGCTCTTTGCTTTTATATTGAGCTCTATTTTTATCCCTGCGCTACAGGCAAAAAGTCTTCGTATCACAGCACCGGGGACTGGCATAGATGCCACCCCAATTTTACTAGACGCTCTCGCACAATGCGTCAACGAAGACATCGATGAACTCATTCTAGAATCTGGGCGCTACGATCTATATCCCGACTCTGCCCCGGAACGATTTGTCCACGTCAGCAACCACGACGACGGGCTCCGCCGCACCGCGCTGGCTATCTGGAATGTGAACAATCTAACGATTTCAGGTCATGGTGCAAAACTCATCGCACACGGCCAGGCATTCATACCAATAACGATTTATAATTCGTCAAATATCGCCATCGAAGGTCTCACGATCGACTGGGCCACACCGCTTCACATGCAAGGCACAGTAACCGGTATCGACCCGGAGAACAATTCCTTCACCGCCCACATGCTCGACGCCGAAAATGTATTCATCAATCGCGGACGAATCCTACACGGCGAAGGAGGCTCCCCGCTCAATGGCATCAACGATTTCACGCTCAAGCCCAATAAAGAATGGTGGCAAAATGCAGAATGGACGCACTGGGTCGATAGCCAGACTGGACGCCCACTGCCGAAATCTCGACAACAGCCCATCCTTGAATGGCACCCTCGCTGGAAGACTCCAGCCACATTTATGGATTTGGGCGAAGGCGCATTCAGCTTTACCAATGCCACCGCATCCATGCCTCAAGTAGGGGATACTTTTATTTCCAAAGGCCTACTCATGCCCAACCGCATGAGCCCTGCCATTCACATGGAGAACGCCAGCGACATCGCACTGAAACAAGTCACCATCCATCATGCAGGCGGCATGGGACTCATTGCTCAGCGCAGCAGCGATATAACGATCGACGCAATGAACGTCCGACTCCCCGAAAAGAGTGAACGCTGGGTCACAACGACGGCTGACGCCACTCACTTCGTACTGTGCAAAGGAGACATCACGGTCACGAACTCCTACTTCGAATACATGCTGGACGATGCGCTCAACGTTCATGGGCTCTCCGCAGTCATCCGAAAACAAACTGGCCCTGCCTCACTCGAATGCGAGCTCATACATTTCCAACAACTCGGCCTCGAGTTCGCACAGCCAGGAGAGCGTCTTCGCTTCTCCCAACAAGCCGACCTCGTTCCATACGGAGAGCGTAAGGTAAAAAGCTACCGAAAGCTGAATAGCAGTCGCTTCGAAGTAACCTTTACCGAACCAATAGATACTTTCCTTCAACCGGGCAGCTATCTGGACAATCTGGATTGCAATCCAGACCTAACATTCTCCGGAAATACCGTCCGCAACAACCGGGCGCGCAGCATTATCTTTTCAACTGCCGGTAAAGTTGTCATCGAAAACAATCGATTCGAACACGGCACCATGGCCGCCATACTCATCGAAGGCGATGCCAACAACTGGTTTGAATCGGGCCCCGTCGAGGATGTGCTCATTCGCAATAACACTTTCGTCCCGCTCAGCCCCAGCAGTTATATACTGGAATTCGGTCCCAATGAAAAGGGCATGAAGACTCTCAGCGATGCTCCCTTCCACCGGAATATCCGTGTGACACAGAATCAATTTAAATTGATCGGCCCGCGCATCCTGCATGCCCACCGCATCGACGGTATTTCCTTTGATGCGAATACAGTGCTCACTCAAGCCGACTACGTTTACAGCAAGGCCGCGAGCATCCACATTGAAAGATCCCGAAACACAAAGGTCAGCGGAAATCGCTTCGATCTACCCAACGAACCCGTCCTTCACATATCTGAATAAGGCTCCCCCCGACTCCACCCACGCAAAACATCCCCATGAATATACTTGAAGCCGTTCTCTTCATAACCGCAGTTATCAGCGTCATTGCACTAGGTATTTGGAAAAGTCGCAGTGAAGAGCTGAAAAGCAAGCATGCCGCCAGCGACTACTTTCTAGCTGGTCGCGGTCTGAGCTGGTGGCTGGTCGGCTTCTCCTTGATCGCCGCGAATATATCAACAGAGCAGTTTGTCGGTATGTCCGGGGGAGCCGCCGATCGCCAAGGACTGGCCATCGCTTCCTGGGAGTGGATTGCCTCCATCACGCTCGTCATTGTCGCATTCTGGTTTCTGCCCAAATTCCTGCGTACCGGCATCTATACAATTCCAGAATTTCTAGAGTATCGCTTTGATACGGTGGCTCGGCTGGCCATGTCGATTCCTGCCGTGCTTACGCTGGTTTTTGTCAACACATCGACGGTCATCTTCTCGGGGGCCAAATTCGTCTCCGAATACTATGCGGACGTGCCGATCATCAACAACCTGACCGCCATGTGCTGGGCGATTGCGATACTAGCGGCGCTCTATGTTTTCATCGGTGGATTGAAGGCCTGCGCCTGGACCGACTTAATCTGGGGTTCCGCACTGGTTATCGGGGGAGCCATTGTCATGTTTATGGCCTTTAATTACCTCGGCGAAAAGCCAGCCGAAGAATTGATTCTCACTAAAGTCGCCAACTCCGAAGCCACCGTTCAGCAGATCGAACAGGCTGGCTCACTGGAACGTTTCATGTTGCTGAACGACGGTGTCGACGGTGAAGCCGAAGCGGTCGTCGGCAAAAACGCCGCTGGCGGAAAACTGCACATGGTGCGTCCGTCCGACGATCCCGACATCCCGTGGACCGCACTGCTGATCGGCATGTGGATTCCGAATTTCTTCTACTGGGGTCTCAACCAATTTATCGTGCAACGAACCCTGGGCTCCAAGTCGCTGGCGGAAGGACAGAGGGGCATCGTTTTCGCCGCTTTCCTCAAGTTAATCATTCCCTTTGTCGTCGTGATCCCGGGCATCATGGCCTTTAATTTGTTTTCGGATGACCTCCGAAGCACCGCAGATGGCGCCAACACGAAGATTATCGCATCCGCATCCACAGATGCTCTGTTCAAAGTCGATGAGGATTATGTATCGCTCAATCCGGAGAAGGCACTGGAGATTTATACAACCAATCTAACCGCATCCGGTGCCAAGCTAGAAGACTTGGACACAGGGCTCGATTCGATGGAAATGGCGAACCGAATCAATAACGCCGCTGCAGAAGTCAAAGCCGCGAACCCTGATCTCGTAATCGCCGGCACACTGAAAGGCTACGATTACGATGCGGCCTTCCCCGTGCTCGTACGCAATCTGATCAAACCCATGCCATGGATCTCCTGGTTCGTCTTAGCAGCTCTCTGTGGCGCAGTCATCAGCTCGCTGGCGTCCATGCTCAACTCGGCTTCGACACTTGCCACGATGGACCTCTACGCAAAATTTACCGGCGAAAAGGATCAGGCCAAACTCGTCGCCGTCGGCCGCACTCTGGTCATCGTTTTCGTTCTCTTAGCCGCATCCTTTGCACCGAAGCTAGACGCCTTCCGAAGCATCTTCGCCTACATTCAAGAATTTCAGGGATTTATTTCCCCCGGCATTCTAGCCGTCTTCGTCTTCGGCTTCTTTTCCCCAAAAACACCCCGTTACTTCGGCGTCGTGGGGATCGTCACCAGTGTCGTCGTCTATGGCGCCCTACTTCTCTTCGCCTCAGAGATTGCGTTTCTCAACCGCATGGCGATCACCGTCGGCATCGTGCTCTTGACAGGGCTCACACTAACGATTCTCAAACCTTTGGACAAACCAGTAGAAATGCCAGTCAATGAGGAGATGGATCTGAAAACC
The nucleotide sequence above comes from Coraliomargarita algicola. Encoded proteins:
- a CDS encoding alpha-L-fucosidase is translated as MSILSNTTRSAICLAGAILCSSPLATPLAAQSVETPNMDWWQESMEHLDERMGWWEEARLALFIHWGAYSVLGGEYEGEKSIDRYAEHIARELKIPKSEYIEFAASRFQPDDFNAEEWVLRAKKAGMKYVVITAKHHDGFAIYPSKYSDFDIEDTAGWERDPLRELTDACAKHGLKFGVYYSHAQDWYEPGNFRFTWEHPFHPTDEERDWYNKKGEEGDAHRERVKEYINQKCIPQLRELLVDYNAEMIWFDTPGWLPAGYLAHILKAVREIKPETVVSYRIGRGYGDYGGGPDNPTAFPPRDERYWEAIQSTLHSWGYHKNDEHHRRSPEHLIRMTANVVARGGNMMINVGPKPDGTWVEKDIETFDAIAEWIEGQEASIHGAGKSPLPFQNWGVISAEGDNLYLHVLDWPKDGKLRVGGLLTDVQSATLMKGNQPLKVTRTSDTIVTVEVPSQPPHPVDSVIQLTCVTKPKSDGVRLIEPEEENRLHVYDGASIFGDLKAGVGRGEDAYLRNWVSAEDAVSWRVRAAETGSYEIYLVYGNRKGPGRPFDNKYEVTVGTAKFIQETTRFGNSDPKYATEESLRMGFESPNTTFPASDKVGVVTLTPGVYDLKIASADGATPKEELFRPRAIFLVPAKDASEAVMVEPTELMLLEMKITGDFKPTEGAIELKAEAADLSGSNAVYRKQGFDEYITRWKQVGERLEWTFQVKQPGDYEVGIAYACPAGNKGSSVELRAGDQKLTFTVGDTGTWNDFASEKVGTMHFAKAGSYTMLVDPKSVPGSGVMNLHHVFLNPAE
- a CDS encoding sigma-70 family RNA polymerase sigma factor — protein: MHESKVRAYVRAGLPTIEDVNEVMQEVSLVAWRKFSTLEDAEGFGRWMCVIARYEILKYRRSKARDRLVLDEDLLSLIADEGVEETSERAAEIQALQKCIRKLPEKYRGLVIKAYTPDQSKKKLAAEIGKTPAALYQLLSRLRLTLLNCVQGKLANEGIK
- a CDS encoding sulfatase, which produces MTKNLAGLFFFGSAVLMSSTILRAESARPNILLCVADDAGLHAGAYGTDWVATPTMDRLADHGLLFQRAYTPNSKCGPSRACILTGRNSWQLKEAGNHWASFPLEFKSVAEVLNENGYHVGYTGKGWLPGKAFDANGKRRDVLVNQYTDLTLDPPTSGIHIVDYVANFKTFLNDGQSEEPFFFWYGGWEPHRKYEFQSGRKVGGKSLEDVKWIPEFWPDTDVVRDDILDYVFELEYFDARLGEMVDELEARGILDNTIIIVTSDNGMPFPRVKGQTYEYSNHLPLIIYWPEGIRSAGRSVDEFVSLIDLVPTFLEVAGIEADRSGMASITGRSLSPILENRPSEQVRDHVLLGKERHDVGRPNNVGYPTRAIVEGDFLYIINFEPGRWPVGNPEAGYANTDGGATKTEILEGRTDPSLHHFWQWNFGKRPQEELYQISEDPDCLLNLAGYPEFVDKRNKLRLRLLQRLTDEGDPRMAGHGDIFDEYPYMDPKSVDLYERTMEGVEVRSAWLSPSDFEAGPVGIETLE
- a CDS encoding right-handed parallel beta-helix repeat-containing protein, which gives rise to MHKPLVHLATWLFAFILSSIFIPALQAKSLRITAPGTGIDATPILLDALAQCVNEDIDELILESGRYDLYPDSAPERFVHVSNHDDGLRRTALAIWNVNNLTISGHGAKLIAHGQAFIPITIYNSSNIAIEGLTIDWATPLHMQGTVTGIDPENNSFTAHMLDAENVFINRGRILHGEGGSPLNGINDFTLKPNKEWWQNAEWTHWVDSQTGRPLPKSRQQPILEWHPRWKTPATFMDLGEGAFSFTNATASMPQVGDTFISKGLLMPNRMSPAIHMENASDIALKQVTIHHAGGMGLIAQRSSDITIDAMNVRLPEKSERWVTTTADATHFVLCKGDITVTNSYFEYMLDDALNVHGLSAVIRKQTGPASLECELIHFQQLGLEFAQPGERLRFSQQADLVPYGERKVKSYRKLNSSRFEVTFTEPIDTFLQPGSYLDNLDCNPDLTFSGNTVRNNRARSIIFSTAGKVVIENNRFEHGTMAAILIEGDANNWFESGPVEDVLIRNNTFVPLSPSSYILEFGPNEKGMKTLSDAPFHRNIRVTQNQFKLIGPRILHAHRIDGISFDANTVLTQADYVYSKAASIHIERSRNTKVSGNRFDLPNEPVLHISE
- a CDS encoding sodium:solute symporter family transporter, encoding MNILEAVLFITAVISVIALGIWKSRSEELKSKHAASDYFLAGRGLSWWLVGFSLIAANISTEQFVGMSGGAADRQGLAIASWEWIASITLVIVAFWFLPKFLRTGIYTIPEFLEYRFDTVARLAMSIPAVLTLVFVNTSTVIFSGAKFVSEYYADVPIINNLTAMCWAIAILAALYVFIGGLKACAWTDLIWGSALVIGGAIVMFMAFNYLGEKPAEELILTKVANSEATVQQIEQAGSLERFMLLNDGVDGEAEAVVGKNAAGGKLHMVRPSDDPDIPWTALLIGMWIPNFFYWGLNQFIVQRTLGSKSLAEGQRGIVFAAFLKLIIPFVVVIPGIMAFNLFSDDLRSTADGANTKIIASASTDALFKVDEDYVSLNPEKALEIYTTNLTASGAKLEDLDTGLDSMEMANRINNAAAEVKAANPDLVIAGTLKGYDYDAAFPVLVRNLIKPMPWISWFVLAALCGAVISSLASMLNSASTLATMDLYAKFTGEKDQAKLVAVGRTLVIVFVLLAASFAPKLDAFRSIFAYIQEFQGFISPGILAVFVFGFFSPKTPRYFGVVGIVTSVVVYGALLLFASEIAFLNRMAITVGIVLLTGLTLTILKPLDKPVEMPVNEEMDLKTSPFAKAAGVGVVILTISLYIVFW